A DNA window from Acomys russatus chromosome 7, mAcoRus1.1, whole genome shotgun sequence contains the following coding sequences:
- the Ldha gene encoding L-lactate dehydrogenase A chain has translation MASLKDQLIVNLLKEDQPPQNKITIVGVGAVGMACAISILMKDLADELALIDVMEDKLKGEMMDLQHGSLFLRTPKIVSGKDYSVTANSKLVIITAGARQQEGESRLNLVQRNVNIFKFIIPNVVKYSPNCKLLIVSNPVDILTYVAWKISGFPKNRVIGSGCNLDSARFRYLMGERLGIHPLSCHGWVLGEHGDSSVPVWSGVNVAGVSLKTLNPALGTDADKEQWKEVHKQVVDSAYEVIKLKGYTSWAIGLSVTDLAESIMKNLRRVHPISTMIKGLYGIQEDVFLSVPCILGQTGISDVVKVSLTPEEEARLKKSADTLWGIQKELQF, from the exons ATGGCATCCCTCAAGGACCAACTGATTGTGAATCTTCTTAAGGAAGATCAGCCCCCCCAGAACAAGATAACAATTGTTGGTGTTGGTGCTGTTGGCATGGCTTGTGCCATCAGTATCTTAATGAAG GACTTGGCAGATGAGCTTGCTCTTATTGACGTCATGGAAGACAAGCTGAAGGGGGAAATGATGGATCTCCAGCATGGCAGCCTCTTCCTGAGAACACCAAAAATTGTCTCCGGCAAAG ACTACAGTGTGACTGCAAACTCCAAGCTGGTCATCATCACAGCGGGAGCCCGGCAGCAAGAGGGAGAGAGCCGACTCAACTTGGTCCAGAGAAACGTGAACATCTTCAAGTTCATCATTCCCAACGTTGTGAAGTACAGTCCCAACTGCAAGCTGCTCATCGTGTCCAACCCAG TGGATATCCTGACCTACGTGGCTTGGAAAATAAGTGGTTTCCCCAAAAACCGAGTTATTGGAAGTGGTTGCAATCTGGACTCTGCTCGCTTCCGCTACCTGATGGGAGAGAGGCTGGGCATCCACCCGCTGAGCTGCCACGGGTGGGTCCTGGGAGAGCACGGAGACTCCAGTG TGCCCGTGTGGAGTGGCGTCAATGTTGCCGGCGTCTCTCTGAAGACTCTGAACCCGGCCCTGGGCACCGATGCCGACAAGGAGCAGTGGAAGGAAGTGCACAAACAGGTCGTGGACAG TGCCTACGAGGTGATCAAGCTGAAGGGTTACACGTCTTGGGCCATTGGCCTCTCGGTGACAGACCTGGCTGAGAGCATCATGAAGAATCTTAGGCGGGTGCATCCCATCTCCACCATGATTAAG GGTCTCTATGGGATCCAGGAAGATGTCTTCCTCAGTGTCCCTTGTATCTTGGGACAAACTGGAATCTCAGATGTTGTGAAGGTGTCTCTGACTCCCGAGGAGGAGGCCCGGCTGAAGAAGAGTGCTGACACCCTCTGGGGGATCCAGAAAGAGCTGCAGTTCTAA